CGGAAATCATTTCGTTTTTATTCATACGGTATGTTGCTCCTGCCTTTGAAACTACATTTTCTTCTATCATCACCGAGCCAAAATCATTGGCACCTGCATGCAGACAAAGCTGTGCCACCGGGACGCCTACTGTTAACCAAGAAGGTTGTATATTGGGAATATTATCTAAAATAATGCGGCTCATTGCTATCAGCCTTATATAATCATTGGCTGAAATTAAATTTTCAATTCTGAATTTTTTACTCAAAACAGTTCCTTTGTGTTGAAAAGGCCATGCAATAAAAGATAAGAAACCATAAGAGTTCTCAGGTTTTTCGTCCTGGATTTCACGAATTCGGATCAGGTGTTCTATTCTCTCCTCCGGAGTTTCAATATGGCCAAACATCATAGTTGCAGAAGTAGGTAAGTTCAGTTGATGAGCAACATGCATGATTTCAAGCCATTCTTCTGAAGTGCATTTTGCAGGAGATATTATTTTTCTTACCCTGTCGGAAAGAATTTCAGCTCCGGCTCCGGGCAAGCTGTCAAGCCCTGCCTCCATTAAATCTTCTAAGACAAACCGATATGATTGTTTCTCTTTTTTTGCAATGAATTTTATTTCGGGCGGTCCTAAAGCATGCAACTTCAATAAAGGAAATTGTTTTTTAAGTGTTTTAAATAAATCTGTATAAAATTTTAAACCCAGTTCAGGATGCATACCTCCCTGCAACAACAATTGATTACCTCCAAGCGAAAACAATTCTTCAATTTTTTGTTTGTATTGTTCCAAAGTTGTTATAAAGGCATCTTTATCATTTTTCTTCCTGCAGAAATTACAAAAAAGGCACTGAGAAAAACAGACATTTGTTATATTTACATTCCGGTCTATAATCCAGCCAACATAATTTCCCGGATGTTTTTTCTTTCTTATCTCATTGGCAGTATAAATAAGCTCCGGCAACAAAGCTTCCTTGTATAAATAAATAGCTTCGGCTTTTGATATGACTTGTATTTTTAAAGCTTTATCAAGTATGGTGCATACATTCATACTGACAAATTTACACATTTTGGATTTTGTGTGTTAAGTGCTTAAAAGCTTTTTAGCCTATACTATTAAAAATGTATAAGCCGGTTAAAAAAAGTTAAGCTTTCTGAGTTATCAGGTGGAAGATTATATTCCCAAAATTTGTTTTACCTTTTCAGAAATAGCTTTATTATCAGCCTTTCCGGATAATTTTTTTGCTGCCATACCCATCACTTTGCCCATATCTTTCATTGATGTTGCTCCAACTTCCGCAATGATGCTTTTGATAATGGCTGTTAATTCATCTTCTCCTATTTGTTGGGGCAAATACTTTTGAATGATGTCGGCCTGATACAGCTCGGTATCTGCTAAATCTTTTCTGTTTTGAGAAATATATATTTCAGCGCTTTCCCTGCGTTGTTTTACAAGTTTCTGAAGGATTTTAATCTCGGTTTCTTCATTTACTGTTGCATTGCCTTTTTCAGATTTTGCAAGTAATAATGCTGATTTTACGGCACGTAAGGCATCCAGCAAGCTTTTATTTTTTGCAAGCATTGCCTGCTTAATATCTTCATTAATTTTTAATTCAAGGCTCATGAGATGCTCAATCTACATTATCATGCAAATATGAATTTGGCTTGATGTCGGTTTTTTTATCGGACGTTTCACCTAATGAAAGGTTTGAAATTTCAGATTCAGAGGAAGGTTTGTTATCTACCATCGGAAAATTGCGGCGTAAGTATGCAGGCTTATCTTCAATTTCTTTTAACCCCTCCTGATTTTTAATTTTCTGGCTTAATTCACGCAAATCACTCACCCTACCTGTACTTTTATATTTCAACAAATCTTTATCCGTTTTATCCAGTTCTTTTTTTGGCACATTAGGATTGAACTCATTATAATCCTGTTTTAGTGGCTCATTAACATGTGAGGTTACTGTTTCAACTTGTTTAATATATTTGAACATTCCAAAATCATTATCTTCTATTTTCAGTTCAACCTGTACAGGGCTTTCTTCTCCCACAAAATTAATGACACTATGTGATTCTTCTTTGATGTTTTTTTGTTCATCTGAAGTTTTAACACCTGAATATTTATCTTCTTGCTCAGTGTCTTTTTTTATCAATTTCATTTCATTTTCAACAACAGGTGCTATATTTTCTGTTTTTTGTATTTTTTCATCCAGGTCCCTGACTTTTCTCTCCTGTTGTTTTGTGTCATTCGACATAAATTCTGAATTGATGTCCTGCTTAAATCCAGAGGCAATAAGTGTAACGCTAATGTTATCGCCAAGGCTGTCATCATTGCCGTTTCCCCAAATTATTTCTGCAGTCATCCCTGCAGCCGATTGAATATATGAAGTTATTTCCGAAACTTCGTCCATAGTAATTTCTTCTTTACCGGAAGCAATATAAAGTAAAATGTTTTGAGCACCATTGATATCATTATCATTCAACAAGGGTGAGGAGAGAGCCATTTCCACCGCTTTTACTGCACGGTCCTCTCCTTCGGCAATACCTGTTCCCATGATGGCAGCTCCGCTGTTGCGCATTACAGTATTCACATCATTAAAATCCACATTAATATACCCCGAAACAGTAATAATTTCAGCAATTCCTTTGGCTGCAACAGTAAGAATATCATCCGCCCGATGAAAAGCCTCAGAAAGTTTCAGGTCGCGGTATAACTCCCTGAGTTTATCATTGCATATCACCAATAAAGTATCCACATATTTTCTCATTTCTTCCAGTCCGGCTTCTGCCTGTTGTTTTCTTTTTTTCCCTTCAAATGAAAACGGAATGGTAACTATCCCCACAGTTAATATTCCCATTTCCTTTGCCACCTGTGCGATAACGGGAGCAGCTCCGGTTCCGGTTCCGCCTCCCATACCGGCAGTAATAAATACCATTTTAGTATTTTTTTGTAATATTTCTTTTATTTCATCAATGGTTTCCAGAGCTGCTTTTTTCCCTGTATCAGGAATTGCTCCGGCGCCTAAGCCTTCTGTTAAAGAAGCTCCCAGTTGTATTTTGTTGGGAACCGGGCTCATATGCAACGCTTGCTGGTCAGTATTCGATACTATAAAATCCACACCTTTTATTCCCTGGTCATACATATGATTAACGGCATTGCTGCCACCACCACCGACACCAACAACTTTAATGATTGAAGGTGTATTACTTTGCATATCGAATTTTATTGTCATAGGCTTTTTTATTGAAAGTACTAAAATAAAACTAATATTAATTTTCAGTAATCTTTTTGTAAAATAATTATTAACTGTTCATTGTTAATTCTGCGTTAACAAAACCGTACTATTTCACATCTTCATCAAAAAACTTTTTCCCCTTTTTAAAAAACGCTTCAAAAAAACTCCCTTTTGTTCTTTTGGAATGGTTTTGTATCTGGTCTACTTTTATGACTTTGGGTTCAATGATTTTGCTTTGTTTTTCAATACCTTTAAGCACCAGGCCTACTCCAGTTGCAAACATGGGTAATGCCATGGCTTCTGCCACATTATCGGCAAGATGTTGATTAGGGTATCCAATACGAGTTTCCATGCCGGTAATAAACTCTGCAAGCTGGGAAATATTTTTTAGTTGTGCCCCGCCGCCTGTAAGTACTATCCCGGCGATCAGTTTTCTTTCAAAGCCCGACGATTTAATTTCATTATACACATATTCCAGTATCTCTTCCATTCTGGCCTGAATGATTCCGGCAAGGTTGCGCATACTGATTTCTTTTGCCGGTCTTCCTTGTATGCCCGGTATGGATACAAATTCGTCGGCTTTGCTTTCGCTTGCAAGTGCCGAACCGTATAATATCTTGAGTTTTTCGGCATGTTTTTTAATTATTGTACATCCTTCCTTAATATCTTCGGTAACAATATCGCCTCCAAGAGGAATAACAGCAGTATGCCTTATAATGTCGTCCTGAAAAATTGCAATATCGGTTGTGCCGCCTCCGATATCAACCAATACCACCCCGGCTTCTTTTTCTTCAGCACTAAGCACGGCATCAGCAGATGCCAATGGCTCCAGAATCTGGTCAACAATCTCTAACCCTGCACGGTCAACACAACGATAAATGTTCTTAACGGCCGTTACCATTCCTGTGATAATATGAAAATTTGCTTCCAGGCTTGCCCCGGCCATTCCTATTGGCTTTTTTATTCCGGTTTCTTTATCAACAATGTATTCCTGGGGAATTACATGAATAATTTCTTCACCGGGGTTTGTTTGAAGGCGGTACATATTATCAATTAACTGATTAATATCCTCCTGTGTAATGGTACTCTCCATCGAATTTCTAATAATATTACCTCTGTGCTGTAAGCTTCGTATATGTTGTCCGGCAATACCAACATTAACACACTTAATATTTACCCCTGATTTCAGTTCAGCTTCTTTTACAGCTGCTTTAATTGACTCAATAGTGTTATCAATATTGATAACCACGCCCCTTTTCACTCCTATGGATTCCGCGGTGCCATACCCTAAAATCTCAATTTTGTTAAATTCATTACGGCGGCCAACAATAGCAGCAATTTTGGATGTGCCGATATCAAGTCCTACAATAATTTCTGATGATTCCATATTCTTATAAATTTATTTTTGAGCAAATTATCTGATTCTTATACTTCACATTAATGGTATCATACTTATCCCAACCTTCAATAAATATAGATTTGTTATAGAAAAGCTCCAATTGTTCAAACTTTTGTTCCATATCTGTTTCATCTCCAAAAATAATAATATGTTTTCCAACTTCGGGTAACAATTCAAAATTTCCCACAGAATCAACTACAATTTGTTGTATCTGTGCCTTAAAGAAATCATTTTTATTTATAAATCTGGCCATTTTGTAAACTTTATACAGCGTTGTCATAAAATGCGCAGAATCTTTCATAATTTCTGCTGAATCTATATCCAGATTAATAACATTGTTATAAATATTGGGAATTTTGCCAGTTACCAAAACAACCCTTGCTGATTTTTTTTCTGGCACGGGCATCATGCGCCCGTCATCGCTCAAGTAATATATTTCATCAAACATGTTTTGAATTCGTGCGATAGGCAAACGTTGAGTGATTTCAATCTTAAGAATTCCTTTTATCGTTGTATATACTTTTGATTTTAATACATATGGATGGCCGTTCACCAAGCATTCTATTTTTTCAGTATCAATATCAGACAAATTAGTTCCAACTAATGAATTGTTATACGAATTAATATATGTTCTGACATCCTGTTCGGTTAAAAATGTATTATTTTCAGAAGTATTAATAATTATCTGAATGGCCTTACATTTATTCCTTCCATAAATTTTTACCACAAAAACAACCAATACTGCAAATAAAATTACAGAAACAAACCACAATACAATTTTAATCCATTTTCTTTTCATTTTTTTTCAAGAGTTTCTTCAATGGGTAAAACCAACCGGTCAATATCACCTGCTCCCATGGTAATTAGAACTTCAATATTGTTATTCCTTACAAATTCACAAATCTCGTTTTCGCTTAATATTTTTTTATTATCAATTATCATTTTTTTCAGTAACATGTCGGAAGTTACTCCTTCAATGGGTGTTTCCCTGGCAGGGTATATTTCCATTAAAATTGCTTCGTCAAGCATATCCAGCGTTTTGGCAAATTCATCAGCAAAATGTAATGTCCTTGAAAACAAGTGCGGCTGAAAAATTCCGGTTTTTTTTTTTCCGGGGTACAAATCTCGAAGAGTTGATATTACGGCTTTCATTTCTTCAGGATGATGAGCATAATCATCAATATAAACCATGTTTTTTTTCTCATACCTGATATCAAACCTCCTGCTGATACCCATGAAACTTTCGATACCTTTTTTAATCAGTATGGAATTCACTCCTGCAAGAAAACAGGCGGCAATGGCAGCCATCGCATTTTCAACATTATGCATTCCAGGAATTTGAAGCAAAACAGGTACTTCTTCCCCACGTAAACACGCCGTAAAACAATAATGCGAATCCTCTATCCTTATATCTTTAGCATAAAAATCCGTTTTGGATTGGAGGGAATATCTGTACGAGTTTATATTCTTGTTTGCATTAATATCTAAGTCTTTTTTAATTAAAAGATTTCCGTTTTCTTTTATTTTTTGAGCAAAAAGACGGAAGTTATCCTGAAGATTTTGTTTGTTCGAATAAATATCCAGATGATCCGCATCCATCGCAGAAACAATAGCTATATCTGGCGTCAACCATAAAAACGAACGGTCGTATTCATCGGCTTCCAGAACAGCTATTTCAGCATTTTCACATGTTATAAGGTTTGAATTATAGTTTTTAATAATCCCTCCAACAAATGCATTGACAGGTGTTCCGGCTGAAAATAAAATATGCGCGATCATTCCTGTTATGGTAGTTTTCCCATGAGTTCCGGCAATAGCAATAGAATACAAATTATTGGTCAATTCACTCAAAACTTCTGCTCTCTTTTTAATAAGAAACCCGTTTTTTAAAATGAACTGATATTCTTTATTATCTTCAGGGATTGCGGGAGTATATACCACCAAATCCGCTTGAGAAGGGATTTTTTCAATATTTTCTTCATAATGCACATCAATACCTTCCTCCACAAGTTGTTTTGCAAGTTGAGAAGGTGTTTTATCATAACCGCTTACATCGCAACCCTGTTTTTTAAAATATCTTGCCAAAGCACTCATGCCTATGCCTCCGATTCCTAAAAAGTAATATGTTTTTCGGGTGTTGTGCATTATTCTTGTTTTTTTATCATATCCAAGATTATATCGGCAATACTATCCGCTGCATTTTTGTGTGCAAAACGTGTAATATTGCTAACGATTTTTTCACACATCTGTTTATCATTTATCAACCCAATAGCTTCTTTGACAAGTATATCTCTGGCTTCATTATCCTTCACAAGGATTGCAGCCGTTTTTTTAGATAATGACAATGCATTCTTTGTTTGATGATCCTCTGCCACATTTGGCGACGGGATAAGTATTGCAGGTTTTTTAGTTACACAAATTTCTGATATGGCAATAGCTCCGGCTCTTGAAATCACCAAATCTGCGGAAGCATAAGCATAATCCATACGGGTAATAAAAGCGTAAGCTGCTATCCCAGCATCCTTAAAATCATTACATGCTTGTTGTGCGGTGGCAAAAAAAGCTTTTCCTGTTTGCCATATCAATTGAATATTGTTCTTTTTAAATAATTCCAATCCATTTAGAATTGCTTCATTTATTGTGCGTGCCCCCAAACTACCTCCAACAACCAGAATTGATTTTTTTGTATTATCAAGCCCAAAAATTTTCAGCCCCATCTCTTTTTTCCCATCTAAAACATAAATATCCTGCCTGACCGGATTGCCTGTCAATATAATTTTTTCTTCAGGAAAATACTTTTCCATACCTTCATAGGCAACACAGATCCTGTTAACATTTTTTGATAAAATTCTATTTGTTATTCCGGGATATGAGTTTTGTTCTTGAATCAATGTAGGTATTTTCAGGTTTGATGCCACCCTTAATACGGGTCCGCTTGCATAACCACCCACACCAATAACTATATCCGGTTTGAATTGTTTAATAATTTTTTTTGCTTTTACCAGACTCCCAATTAATTTGAAAAAAGTGGAAATATTTTTTAATGTGAGTTTCCGTTGTATTCCACTTATATTTAATCCAATAATCTGGTAACCTGCTTCGGGAACTTTTTCCATTTCCATGCGTCCTTTAGCTCCAACAAAAAGTATTTCTGCAGAAGGACATTTTGCTTTAACAGCATTTGCAATTGCAATTGCAGGAAACACATGGCCACCAGTACCGCCACCACTTATTATAAATTTTTTATCAGTCCCCATTGGTAGTATTTATTTTTATCTCCGCATTATCTTCCTGTTGCTTTTTTTGTTTTTCCAGTTCATCATTGGCCCTGCTGATACTTAGCAATATACCTATGCCAATGCTGGTCAGCCAAATGGATGTACCTCCATGGCTAATCATGGGAAGTGTTTGACCGGTATTCGGCAACAAATCAAGTGTAACTCCCATATTTATCATTGCCTGAAAAACAATAACAAAACTTATTCCCAGACACAGTAATGTTCCGAAAAACTTATCGCATTTAGACGCGATTCTTATACCCCTGTATAAGATGATGAGATACAAAAATATGATAACAATAGCGCCAATCAAGCCATATTCCTCTATGATTATTGCAAAAATAAAATCAGAAAACGCTTGCGGTAAAATATTGCGTTGAGTGCTGTTCCCGGGAAATTTCCCCACAATCCCGCCTGTTGCTATCGCAATTTTTGCCTGATTCACCTGAAAAACATTGTCAGGGGTTTTTTCTGATTTAATCCCTAAAAATGTCTCAATTCTGCTTTCCACTGTTTTAAACCTGCCGATACCCGGAACTTTTTTTGCTATCAGATAAAACATTCCCCCTGTAACAAGCATTACAGCCAGAAGAGATAAAATATATTTTGTCCTTACCCTGCCCACAAAAATCAGTATCAAACAAGTAGCAAATAGTATAGCTGATGTTGAAAAATTTGAAAGAAGAATCAAGCCGCAAACCACAACAATAGGAATTAATATTGGTAAAAAACCTTTTTTAAAATCACTCATCTCTTCCTGCCTTCTGGAAAGAAGGCGTGCCAGATACATAATAATTGCCAGTTTTGCGAAATCTGAGGGTTGGAATTTAAGATTAATAACCGGCAAAATTAACCTGCGTGTTGCTTCGTGTTCTGTTTCCCCTTTAAATATTGTTATTACTAGCAGAATAACGGAAATAAACAAAGCTATCTGAGATATCTTTGAGTAATGTGTATATTTAATCAGATGTGAAAAATACATCAATACCAAACCCATTATCAGAATTAATATTTGTTTTATCAGGTATTGCTCCGGAACCACTTCCTTGCTATAAGCAAGCGAGCCTGTAGCGCTATATACTGCCAAAACAGACACCATAGTTAAAATAATAACAACAACCCAAATAACCTTATCGCCCTTAACTAATGAAAGAAGTTTTTTCATTGCTTGTTTTATTTACAAATTGTAAACAGCTCTTTTAAATTGAGTCCCTCTGTCTTCATAATTTTTAAACATATCAAAACTGGCACAGGCAGGAGACAATAAAACAATATCCCCGGGAACGCCAAGGTAATATGAGGTATGAACAGCTTCTTCAGCAGATGTTGCTTCTTTTAAAACAGGCACTATCGGTGTAAATTCTTTTAATATTTTTTTATTATTAGTTCCAAGACATACTATGGCCTTAACTTTGCTTTTCACCAAATCTTTTAAGGCAGAATAATCGTTACCTTTATCAAGGCCTCCCACAATCCATATCACAGGTTTTGTCATGCTTTCAAGGGCAAACCATGTTGAATTTACATTGGTCGCTTTTGAATCATTATAAAACTCTATTCCGTGAACTTTTGTCACAAACTCAAGGCGATGTTCAATACCCCTGAATTCGGAAAGGCTTTCTTTGATAATGTCTTTGCGAATATCAAAAACCCTTGAAATAATGCCTGCAGCCATAGAATTGTAAAGATTGTGCCTGCCAAGTAATGAATAATTTTCCATTGATATTTTTATTTTTTTTGATTTAATATTAATAACCAATTCATTGTTTTTTACATAAGCTCCATTTCTTTGATAAGTCGAATGAAGTGAAAACGGTATGACAGAAGCCGGAGTGTTTCGTTTATTTATTTCTTCATGAAGTACTTTATCGTCTGCACCATAAATAAAATAATCTTTGCCGGTCATGTTTTGTATAATTCTGAATTTTGAATCCACATAATTCTGAAAGTTCCAATTGTATCTGTCCAGATGGTCTTCCGTAATGTTCATTATCACCGCAACGTCAGCTTTAAAATTGTACATATGGTCAAGCTGAAAACTGCTCAATTCCAGCACATAATAATCATGTTTTTTCTCGGCCACCTGACCCGCAAAACTTTGACCGACATTGCCTGCTAATCCAACATTTAAACCTGCTTTTTTCAGAATATGATAAGCAAGTGTACTTGTTGTTGTCTTCCCGTTACTTCCCGTAATACATACTTTTACAGCTTTAGTAAACCTTGCTGCAAATTCTATTTCCGAAATAATCGGGGTTCCGCGATTTCTGATTTTCAGCAGCAATGAATTATCATCGGGTATTCCCGGGCTTTTTATCACCTCGTCTGCATTCAGGCAATTTCCCTCCGAATGTCCTCCTTCTTCATATCTTATGTCATTATGTAAAAGAACGTCCTTATATTTATCGCTAATTTTTCCTGAATCTGACACAAAAACATCAAAGCCTTTTTTTCTGGCCAGTACCGCCGCACCAGTTCCGCTTTCTGCACCACCAAGTATCACAATACGGGGGTTCATTTTTATTTCATTTTTATCTAATTTTTAATGTTATTACAGATAAAACCGCGAGCAATATTCCGATTATAAAAAAGCGCATTACTATTTTTGCTTCGTGATAGCCTGACTTCTGGTAGTGATGATGCAAAGGCGCCATTTTAAATATTCGCCTTCCCTCCCCGAAACGTTTTTTTGTATATTTAAAATACCCAACCTGCAATATAACCGACAAGCTTTGTATCAGGAAAACACCGCAAAACAAGGGTATCAGCAATTCCTTGCGAATCACTATAGCAAAAACGGCAATGATACCTCCCAACGCAAGGCTTCCCGTATCTCCCATAAATATTTGCGCAGGGTATGAATTATACCATAAAAAAGCAATACAAGCACCAATAAAAGCGCTTATAAATACTACCAGTTCTCCGGAGTTTGGAATATACATGATGTTCAGGTAGTTTGCAAACACCATACTGCCGGAAACATAAGCAAAAATGGCCAAAGTAACACCTATAATTGCCGAAGTGCCCGTTGCCAGACCGTCCAACCCGTCTGTCAGGTTTGCCCCGTTTGAAACGCCGGCAATAATAAATATCACAATAAGTATAAAGATTAAAAAAACCCATTTTTGATAACCGTTTCCCATCCACGCAATCAGATTTGAATAGTCAAATTCATTATTTTTAACAAATGGAATGGTTGTCTTTGATGATTTTATAGTTTCTTTAGAATAAATCTTTGATGATTCGCTAAAGTTTTCAACTTTAAAAATGCTATTTGTATTTACAAGGTTTTCTTTCAAATTAATATCAGCTCGTTCTCTAATTACCACAGATTCGCTAAAATACATTGTCATCCCCACAATTACTCCAAGGCCTATTTGTCCCAGGATTTTAAATTTCCCGGCCAGGCCCTTTTTATTCTTTTTAAACACCTTGATATAATCATCAATAAAACCAATAATCCCAAGCCAGATAGTGGTTATAATCATCAATATGATGTAAATATTGTGAAGTTTCGCAAATAATAATGTCGGAATAAGAATAGCACAAAGTATAATAATGCCGCCCATAGTTGGTGTCCCTTGCTTTTCAATCTGACCTTGCAATCCGAGGTCTCTAACGGTTTCTCCAACCTGTTTTTTTCTAAGGTATTTAATTATCCATTTCCCAACAATCAGGGAAATAAAAAGTGAAGTAATAATTGACATCGCTGCACGGAAAGAAATGTATTGAAACACTCCTGCTCCGGGGAAATCAAATTGCTTATCTATATAATCAAATAAATAATAGAACATAACTATAAATTCATTAGTTCTTTAATAATTTTTTTATCATCAAAAGGGGTTTTCACACCTTTTATTTCCTGATATTTTTCATGGCCTTTCCCGGCAATTAAAAGAATATCTCCTGCTCTTGCTAAAGCATAAGCAGTTTTTATTGCTTCTTCTCTGTTAATAATTTTAAGCACTTTCTTCCTATCTGTTATTTCAATGCCTGTCATCATGTCGTCAATAATTGTTTCCGGGTTTTCCGATCTGGGATTGTCCGAAGTGAATATAACTTTTTGGCTCATAGCAGCAGCAATTTTCGCCATTTCGGGCCGTTTTGTTTTGTCGCGGTCACCACCCGCACCCACAATGCAAATTAAATTTCCTTTGCCTTGCCGAATTTGATTAATGGTGCTCAATACATTTTTCAAAGCATCAGGTGTATGCGCATAATCAATTATAGCTACTACATTTTTTTCGTCTTTTATGCTTTCAAAGCGTCCTTCCGGAGCCTGTAACCCACTCAGAATTGTTAATACCTGGTTTTGTTCCTGTTCAAGGAGAACAGCTGTTGCATAAATAGCAGTAATATTATAAGTGTTAAATTCTCCAGCAAGTTCAGACCATAGCTCTTTCCCCGCAATTTCTATATGCATACCATCTAAGGTGTTCTCAATCATGCGGCTCTTGAAATCTGCCATTTGTCTCATGCTGTATGTATATTTTTTTGCCTTTGTATTCTGAATCATTACCTCGCCATTGCGGTCGTCAATATTGGTAAGGGCAAAAGCATCAGAAGATAATTTGTTAAAAAATGATTTTTTTGCTTCAATATAATTTTTAAAGGTTTTATGATAATCCAAGTGGTCGTGTGTAATGTTTGTAAATATCCCACCCTTAAAATTCAGCCCGGCTATGCGTTTTTGTACCACAGCGTGAGAACTGACTTCCATAAAACAGTATTCGCATTTTTCAGCAACCATTTCAGATAACAGTTTGTTAATGGCAAATGAATCCGGGGTTGTATGTGTTGCCGGAAGATATTTGTCATTTATGCAATACCTTATAGTAGAAATAAGCCCGGCCTTATATCCCAGGTTTCTGAACAAGTGATAAAGCAATGTGGCAATTGTTGATTTTCCATTTGTTCCGGTAACTCCAATTAATTTTAGTTTTGATGAAGGATCATCAAAATAATTTGAACAAATCATTCCAAGCGCAGCGCCACTATCATTAACCTGAACATAAGTAACACCTGTCGATAGTTGCTCAGGTGTTTTTTCACAAACTATTGCTATGGCGCCATTTTTAATTGCGCTTTCAATATATATATGCCCGTCAAATTGTGTTCCTCTTGTTGCAACAAAAAGACTGTTTTTAATCGCATCATTTGAATTAAAACATATAGTACTAATAGAAACATTCTCTGTTCCGTAAATACCTTTAACTTTTAAACCCTTTAATATATGTTGTAAAATCACGTACTGCATTTGCTACACATTACTTTCCAATTTAAGTATTATCGTTTTTTTCTCTTTATTATACAATTGTTCTTGAACTCTCCCCTTTCCTCTTACAATAACTTTAACTCCTGTTTTTTCCAGAAGATATACAGCATCTTTTGCCGTCATCCCTTTTGTATCAGGCATCCATTTATCCACAATCCTGACATCAGATTGATAGACCTGATTTTTATTTTTATTTAGAGATGACCACTCTGATGTGTTTTTACCCTTTATAAATGGAAAATTCAGATGAGTACATATTTTTTCAATATCACTTCTGTAGCCTATACTTAACTGCGGAAGCGATAATTTTTCCGGCATTTTATTTTCTTT
The Bacteroidales bacterium genome window above contains:
- the murG gene encoding undecaprenyldiphospho-muramoylpentapeptide beta-N-acetylglucosaminyltransferase; amino-acid sequence: MGTDKKFIISGGGTGGHVFPAIAIANAVKAKCPSAEILFVGAKGRMEMEKVPEAGYQIIGLNISGIQRKLTLKNISTFFKLIGSLVKAKKIIKQFKPDIVIGVGGYASGPVLRVASNLKIPTLIQEQNSYPGITNRILSKNVNRICVAYEGMEKYFPEEKIILTGNPVRQDIYVLDGKKEMGLKIFGLDNTKKSILVVGGSLGARTINEAILNGLELFKKNNIQLIWQTGKAFFATAQQACNDFKDAGIAAYAFITRMDYAYASADLVISRAGAIAISEICVTKKPAILIPSPNVAEDHQTKNALSLSKKTAAILVKDNEARDILVKEAIGLINDKQMCEKIVSNITRFAHKNAADSIADIILDMIKKQE
- a CDS encoding putative lipid II flippase FtsW — translated: MKKLLSLVKGDKVIWVVVIILTMVSVLAVYSATGSLAYSKEVVPEQYLIKQILILIMGLVLMYFSHLIKYTHYSKISQIALFISVILLVITIFKGETEHEATRRLILPVINLKFQPSDFAKLAIIMYLARLLSRRQEEMSDFKKGFLPILIPIVVVCGLILLSNFSTSAILFATCLILIFVGRVRTKYILSLLAVMLVTGGMFYLIAKKVPGIGRFKTVESRIETFLGIKSEKTPDNVFQVNQAKIAIATGGIVGKFPGNSTQRNILPQAFSDFIFAIIIEEYGLIGAIVIIFLYLIILYRGIRIASKCDKFFGTLLCLGISFVIVFQAMINMGVTLDLLPNTGQTLPMISHGGTSIWLTSIGIGILLSISRANDELEKQKKQQEDNAEIKINTTNGD
- the murD gene encoding UDP-N-acetylmuramoyl-L-alanine--D-glutamate ligase, giving the protein MNPRIVILGGAESGTGAAVLARKKGFDVFVSDSGKISDKYKDVLLHNDIRYEEGGHSEGNCLNADEVIKSPGIPDDNSLLLKIRNRGTPIISEIEFAARFTKAVKVCITGSNGKTTTSTLAYHILKKAGLNVGLAGNVGQSFAGQVAEKKHDYYVLELSSFQLDHMYNFKADVAVIMNITEDHLDRYNWNFQNYVDSKFRIIQNMTGKDYFIYGADDKVLHEEINKRNTPASVIPFSLHSTYQRNGAYVKNNELVINIKSKKIKISMENYSLLGRHNLYNSMAAGIISRVFDIRKDIIKESLSEFRGIEHRLEFVTKVHGIEFYNDSKATNVNSTWFALESMTKPVIWIVGGLDKGNDYSALKDLVKSKVKAIVCLGTNNKKILKEFTPIVPVLKEATSAEEAVHTSYYLGVPGDIVLLSPACASFDMFKNYEDRGTQFKRAVYNL
- the mraY gene encoding phospho-N-acetylmuramoyl-pentapeptide-transferase codes for the protein MFYYLFDYIDKQFDFPGAGVFQYISFRAAMSIITSLFISLIVGKWIIKYLRKKQVGETVRDLGLQGQIEKQGTPTMGGIIILCAILIPTLLFAKLHNIYIILMIITTIWLGIIGFIDDYIKVFKKNKKGLAGKFKILGQIGLGVIVGMTMYFSESVVIRERADINLKENLVNTNSIFKVENFSESSKIYSKETIKSSKTTIPFVKNNEFDYSNLIAWMGNGYQKWVFLIFILIVIFIIAGVSNGANLTDGLDGLATGTSAIIGVTLAIFAYVSGSMVFANYLNIMYIPNSGELVVFISAFIGACIAFLWYNSYPAQIFMGDTGSLALGGIIAVFAIVIRKELLIPLFCGVFLIQSLSVILQVGYFKYTKKRFGEGRRIFKMAPLHHHYQKSGYHEAKIVMRFFIIGILLAVLSVITLKIR
- a CDS encoding UDP-N-acetylmuramoyl-L-alanyl-D-glutamate--2,6-diaminopimelate ligase, coding for MILQHILKGLKVKGIYGTENVSISTICFNSNDAIKNSLFVATRGTQFDGHIYIESAIKNGAIAIVCEKTPEQLSTGVTYVQVNDSGAALGMICSNYFDDPSSKLKLIGVTGTNGKSTIATLLYHLFRNLGYKAGLISTIRYCINDKYLPATHTTPDSFAINKLLSEMVAEKCEYCFMEVSSHAVVQKRIAGLNFKGGIFTNITHDHLDYHKTFKNYIEAKKSFFNKLSSDAFALTNIDDRNGEVMIQNTKAKKYTYSMRQMADFKSRMIENTLDGMHIEIAGKELWSELAGEFNTYNITAIYATAVLLEQEQNQVLTILSGLQAPEGRFESIKDEKNVVAIIDYAHTPDALKNVLSTINQIRQGKGNLICIVGAGGDRDKTKRPEMAKIAAAMSQKVIFTSDNPRSENPETIIDDMMTGIEITDRKKVLKIINREEAIKTAYALARAGDILLIAGKGHEKYQEIKGVKTPFDDKKIIKELMNL